A stretch of Equus caballus isolate H_3958 breed thoroughbred chromosome 11, TB-T2T, whole genome shotgun sequence DNA encodes these proteins:
- the ZBTB4 gene encoding zinc finger and BTB domain-containing protein 4 isoform X3 has protein sequence MATSQPEEDSFGPGPRPAGEWESDRAEAQASDSQPTLPRQPLPCPRCGKSFIHPKRLQTHEAQCRRGASTQGSAGLTAGGSGPSGPAGVDASALPPPVGFRGGPEHVVKVVGGHVLYVCAACERSYVTLSSLKRHSNVHSWRRKYPCRYCEKVFALAEYRTKHEVWHTGERRYQCIFCWETFVTYYNLKTHQRAFHGISPGLLASEKTPNGGYKPKLNTLKLYRLLPMRAAKRPYKTYSQGAPEAPLSPSLNTPAPAAMPASPPPGPPPAPEPGPPPSVITFAHPAPSVIVHGGSSSGGTGGGPASTGGAQAASVITYTAPPRPPKKREYPPPPPEPAATPASVATAGSPATAAGPATATEEAKGRNPRAGRTLTYTAKPAGGIGGGGGPPAGPGRGPSQLQAPPPLCQITVRIGEEAIVKRRISETDLRPGELSGEDMEESEEDDEEDDDDEDEEEEEESKAGGEDQLWRPYYSYKPKRKAGATGAGSSGGSGMPRGRRPPRWRQKLERRSWEETPAAEGPTGRARGERRHRCGDCAQTFATLRKLRKHQEAHSGGSHGSRAGRRPSTRFACPHCAKVCKTAAALSRHGQRHAAERPGGTPTPVIAYSKGSTGTRPGDVKEEAPQEMQVSSSSGEAGGGSAAAEEASKTASLQDPVISGGEEPPVVGGGGTYAYPPVQEFPLALIGGGREPGGGRGKPGSEGPVGAGEGDRMEAMGAAKVTFYPEPYPLVYGPQLLAAYPYNFSNLAALPVALNMVLPDEKGGGALPFLPGVFGYTVNPQAAPPTPPTPPPPTLPPPVPPKGEGERAGVERTQKGDVG, from the exons atgGCCACCTCGCAGCCTGAAGAGGACAGCTTCGGGCCTGGGCCTAGGCCAGCTGGGGAATGGGAGAGTGACAGGGCTGAGGCCCAGGCTTCTGACTCGCAGCCCACCCTGCCccggcagcccctcccctgcccccgaTGTGGGAAAAGCTTCATCCATCCCAAGCGGCTACAGACCCATGAGGCACAGTGCAGACGGGGGGCCAGCACTCAGGGGTCTGCAGGGCTGACAGCCGGGGGCTCAGGCCCCAGTGGTCCTGCAGGAGTGGACgcctcagccctgcccccaccagtGGGCTTCCGCGGTGGCCCGGAGCACGTGGTGAAGGTGGTGGGTGGCCACGTGCTGTATGTGTGCGCGGCCTGCGAGCGTTCCTACGTGACCCTGTCCAGCCTGAAGCGGCACAGTAATGTACACTCGTGGCGGAGGAAGTACCCCTGCCGCTATTGTGAGAAGGTGTTCGCCCTGGCTGAGTACCGCACCAAGCATGAGGTGTGGCACACCGGGGAACGCAG GTACCAGTGCATCTTCTGCTGGGAGACCTTTGTCACTTATTATAACCTGAAGACCCACCAGCGAGCCTTCCACGGCATTAGCCCTGGCCTCCTGGCCAGTGAGAAGACACCCAATGGAGGTTATAAGCCCAAGCTCAACACCCTCAAGCTGTACCGCCTGCTCCCCATGCGGGCAGCCAAGAGGCCCTACAAGACCTACAGCCAGGGAGCCCCCGAGGCCCCCCTTTCTCCAAGCCTCAACACACCGGCCCCTGCAGCAATGCCAGCCAGCCCACCACCTGGACCCCCGCctgccccagagcctggcccGCCACCCTCTGTCATCACTTTTGCCCACCCAGCTCCATCTGTCATTGTTCATGGGGGCAGTAGCAGTGGTGGAACAGGGGGTGGGCCAGCCAGCACAGGGGGGGCCCAAGCCGCCTCGGTCATCACTTACACTGCTCCCCCGAGGCCTCCCAAAAAACGTGAGTACCCCCCTCCTCCTCCCGAGCCTGCAGCCACACCAGCCAGCGTAGCCACAGCGGGCAGCCCAGCAACAGCCGCAGGGCCCGCCACAGCCACGGAGGAGGCCAAGGGCCGGAACCCACGGGCCGGAAGGACTCTGACCTACACAGCCAAGCCAGCTGGAGGGATTGGTGGGGGCGGGGGTCCCCCTGCAGGGCCTGGCCGAGGCCCCTCTCAGCTACAGGCTCCACCTCCACTGTGTCAGATCACTGTGCGAATCGGTGAGGAGGCCATTGTCAAGCGCCGCATCTCAGAAACTGACCTGCGTCCTGGGGAGCTGAGCGGAGAGGACATGGAGGAGAGTGAGGAGGATGATGAAGAGGACGACGATGatgaggacgaggaggaggaggaggaatcaaAGGCTGGTGGGGAGGACCAGCTCTGGAGGCCCTACTACTCATACAAGCCCAAGCGCAAGGCTGGAGCTACAGGTGCAGGCAGCAGTGGGGGCAGCGGGATGCCCAGAGGCCGCCGGCCACCACGCTGGAGACAGAAGCTGGAAcgcaggagctgggaggagaccCCCGCGGCTGAAGGCCCCACAGGGCGTGCCCGTGGCGAGCGGAGGCACCGCTGTGGGGACTGTGCCCAGACATTTGCCACCCTGAGGAAGCTGCGAAAGCACCAGGAGGCCCACAGTGGAGGTTCCCATGGCTCCCGGGCTGGACGTAGGCCTTCCACCCGCTTTGCCTGCCCTCACTGCGCCAAGGTGTGCAAGACGGCAGCCGCCCTGAGCCGCCACGGGCAGAGGCATGCTGCCGAGCGGCCCGGGGGCACCCCCACACCTGTCATTGCCTACTCCAAGGGCAGCACCGGCACCAGACCTGGGGATGTCAAGGAAGAAGCCCCCCAAGAGATGCAAGTCTCCTCATCCAGTGGGGAGGCAGGTGGCGGGAGTGCTGCTGCTGAGGAAGCTTCCAAGACCGCCTCACTCCAGGACCCTGTCATCTCGGGGGGTGAGGAGCCCccagtggtgggaggagggggcaccTATGCCTACCCACCTGTGCAGGAATTTCCACTGGCTCTAATTGGGGGTGGCCGGGAACCTGGCGGTGGCAGGGGAAAACCTGGGAGTGAGGGGccagtgggggctggggagggggaccGCATGGAGGCAATGGGGGCTGCCAAAGTCACCTTCTACCCTGAGCCCTACCCACTAGTCTATGGCCCCCAGCTCCTTGCCGCCTACCCTTACAACTTCAGCAACTTGGCTGCTCTCCCGGTTGCTCTTAACATGGTCCTACCTGATGAGAAGGGAGGGGgggcccttcccttcctcccagggGTCTTTGGCTACACAGTCAATCCTCAAGCAGCACCCCCTACCCCCCCAACGCCACCCCCCCCAACTCTTCCTCCACCAGTGCCCCCTaagggagaaggggaaagggcAGGGGTCGAGAGAACCCAGAAGGGAGATGTGGGGTGA
- the ZBTB4 gene encoding zinc finger and BTB domain-containing protein 4 isoform X2 gives MPPPAEVTDPSHAPAVLRQLNEQRLRGLFCDVTLIAGDTKFPAHRSVLAASSPFFREALLASAPLPLPPVTGGSAPNPATTTAASSSSSSSSSSSSSSSSSSSSSSSSSSSSSSSSPPPASPPASSPPRVLELPGVPAAAFSDVLNFIYSARLALPGGGGDGAAVAEIGALGRRLGISRLQGLGEGGDAWVPPAPAPMATSQPEEDSFGPGPRPAGEWESDRAEAQASDSQPTLPRQPLPCPRCGKSFIHPKRLQTHEAQCRRGASTQGSAGLTAGGSGPSGPAGVDASALPPPVGFRGGPEHVVKVVGGHVLYVCAACERSYVTLSSLKRHSNVHSWRRKYPCRYCEKVFALAEYRTKHEVWHTGERRYQCIFCWETFVTYYNLKTHQRAFHGISPGLLASEKTPNGGYKPKLNTLKLYRLLPMRAAKRPYKTYSQGAPEAPLSPSLNTPAPAAMPASPPPGPPPAPEPGPPPSVITFAHPAPSVIVHGGSSSGGTGGGPASTGGAQAASVITYTAPPRPPKKREYPPPPPEPAATPASVATAGSPATAAGPATATEEAKGRNPRAGRTLTYTAKPAGGIGGGGGPPAGPGRGPSQLQAPPPLCQITVRIGEEAIVKRRISETDLRPGELSGEDMEESEEDDEEDDDDEDEEEEEESKAGGEDQLWRPYYSYKPKRKAGATGAGSSGGSGMPRGRRPPRWRQKLERRSWEETPAAEGPTGRARGERRHRCGDCAQTFATLRKLRKHQEAHSGGSHGSRAGRRPSTRFACPHCAKVCKTAAALSRHGQRHAAERPGGTPTPVIAYSKGSTGTRPGDVKEEAPQEMQVSSSSGEAGGGSAAAEEASKTASLQDPVISGGEEPPVVGGGGTYAYPPVQEFPLALIGGGREPGGGRGKPGSEGPVGAGEGDRMEAMGAAKVTFYPEPYPLVYGPQLLAAYPYNFSNLAALPVALNMVLPDEKGGGALPFLPGVFGYTVNPQAAPPTPPTPPPPTLPPPVPPKGEGERAGVERTQKGDVG, from the exons ATGCCCCCCCCTGCAGAGGTGACGGATCCGTCCCATGCCCCCGCCGTCCTGCGCCAGCTCAATGAGCAGCGGCTCCGTGGCCTCTTCTGTGACGTCACCCTCATAGCCGGAGACACCAAGTTCCCTGCTCACCGCAGCGTCCTGGCTGCTTCTAGTCCCTTCTTCAGAGAGGCCCTGCTGGCTTCAGCCCCACTGCCCCTCCCACCAGTTACTGGGGGCTCGGCCCCCAACCCTGCCACCACcacagctgcctcctcctcctcctcctcttcctcctcctcctcttcctcttcttcctcctcctcctcttcctcttcctcctcctcctcctcctcttcctcctcctctccccctccagcctcaccccCTGCATCATCCCCTCCCCGGGTCCTGGAGCTGCCAGGGGTCCCAGCAGCTGCCTTCTCTGATGTCCTCAATTTCATCTACAGTGCCCGGCTTGCACTACCTGGCGGTGGAGGGGACGGGGCAGCTGTGGCAGAGATCGGAGCTCTGGGGCGGCGTCTGGGCATCTCCCGCCTGCAGGGCCTCGGGGAGGGAGGTGATGCCTGGGtacctcctgccccagcccccatgGCCACCTCGCAGCCTGAAGAGGACAGCTTCGGGCCTGGGCCTAGGCCAGCTGGGGAATGGGAGAGTGACAGGGCTGAGGCCCAGGCTTCTGACTCGCAGCCCACCCTGCCccggcagcccctcccctgcccccgaTGTGGGAAAAGCTTCATCCATCCCAAGCGGCTACAGACCCATGAGGCACAGTGCAGACGGGGGGCCAGCACTCAGGGGTCTGCAGGGCTGACAGCCGGGGGCTCAGGCCCCAGTGGTCCTGCAGGAGTGGACgcctcagccctgcccccaccagtGGGCTTCCGCGGTGGCCCGGAGCACGTGGTGAAGGTGGTGGGTGGCCACGTGCTGTATGTGTGCGCGGCCTGCGAGCGTTCCTACGTGACCCTGTCCAGCCTGAAGCGGCACAGTAATGTACACTCGTGGCGGAGGAAGTACCCCTGCCGCTATTGTGAGAAGGTGTTCGCCCTGGCTGAGTACCGCACCAAGCATGAGGTGTGGCACACCGGGGAACGCAG GTACCAGTGCATCTTCTGCTGGGAGACCTTTGTCACTTATTATAACCTGAAGACCCACCAGCGAGCCTTCCACGGCATTAGCCCTGGCCTCCTGGCCAGTGAGAAGACACCCAATGGAGGTTATAAGCCCAAGCTCAACACCCTCAAGCTGTACCGCCTGCTCCCCATGCGGGCAGCCAAGAGGCCCTACAAGACCTACAGCCAGGGAGCCCCCGAGGCCCCCCTTTCTCCAAGCCTCAACACACCGGCCCCTGCAGCAATGCCAGCCAGCCCACCACCTGGACCCCCGCctgccccagagcctggcccGCCACCCTCTGTCATCACTTTTGCCCACCCAGCTCCATCTGTCATTGTTCATGGGGGCAGTAGCAGTGGTGGAACAGGGGGTGGGCCAGCCAGCACAGGGGGGGCCCAAGCCGCCTCGGTCATCACTTACACTGCTCCCCCGAGGCCTCCCAAAAAACGTGAGTACCCCCCTCCTCCTCCCGAGCCTGCAGCCACACCAGCCAGCGTAGCCACAGCGGGCAGCCCAGCAACAGCCGCAGGGCCCGCCACAGCCACGGAGGAGGCCAAGGGCCGGAACCCACGGGCCGGAAGGACTCTGACCTACACAGCCAAGCCAGCTGGAGGGATTGGTGGGGGCGGGGGTCCCCCTGCAGGGCCTGGCCGAGGCCCCTCTCAGCTACAGGCTCCACCTCCACTGTGTCAGATCACTGTGCGAATCGGTGAGGAGGCCATTGTCAAGCGCCGCATCTCAGAAACTGACCTGCGTCCTGGGGAGCTGAGCGGAGAGGACATGGAGGAGAGTGAGGAGGATGATGAAGAGGACGACGATGatgaggacgaggaggaggaggaggaatcaaAGGCTGGTGGGGAGGACCAGCTCTGGAGGCCCTACTACTCATACAAGCCCAAGCGCAAGGCTGGAGCTACAGGTGCAGGCAGCAGTGGGGGCAGCGGGATGCCCAGAGGCCGCCGGCCACCACGCTGGAGACAGAAGCTGGAAcgcaggagctgggaggagaccCCCGCGGCTGAAGGCCCCACAGGGCGTGCCCGTGGCGAGCGGAGGCACCGCTGTGGGGACTGTGCCCAGACATTTGCCACCCTGAGGAAGCTGCGAAAGCACCAGGAGGCCCACAGTGGAGGTTCCCATGGCTCCCGGGCTGGACGTAGGCCTTCCACCCGCTTTGCCTGCCCTCACTGCGCCAAGGTGTGCAAGACGGCAGCCGCCCTGAGCCGCCACGGGCAGAGGCATGCTGCCGAGCGGCCCGGGGGCACCCCCACACCTGTCATTGCCTACTCCAAGGGCAGCACCGGCACCAGACCTGGGGATGTCAAGGAAGAAGCCCCCCAAGAGATGCAAGTCTCCTCATCCAGTGGGGAGGCAGGTGGCGGGAGTGCTGCTGCTGAGGAAGCTTCCAAGACCGCCTCACTCCAGGACCCTGTCATCTCGGGGGGTGAGGAGCCCccagtggtgggaggagggggcaccTATGCCTACCCACCTGTGCAGGAATTTCCACTGGCTCTAATTGGGGGTGGCCGGGAACCTGGCGGTGGCAGGGGAAAACCTGGGAGTGAGGGGccagtgggggctggggagggggaccGCATGGAGGCAATGGGGGCTGCCAAAGTCACCTTCTACCCTGAGCCCTACCCACTAGTCTATGGCCCCCAGCTCCTTGCCGCCTACCCTTACAACTTCAGCAACTTGGCTGCTCTCCCGGTTGCTCTTAACATGGTCCTACCTGATGAGAAGGGAGGGGgggcccttcccttcctcccagggGTCTTTGGCTACACAGTCAATCCTCAAGCAGCACCCCCTACCCCCCCAACGCCACCCCCCCCAACTCTTCCTCCACCAGTGCCCCCTaagggagaaggggaaagggcAGGGGTCGAGAGAACCCAGAAGGGAGATGTGGGGTGA
- the ZBTB4 gene encoding zinc finger and BTB domain-containing protein 4 isoform X1 — protein MEWSSEGRLLCLLSFEFLNTGEESLRLSLWSFRNVFLLCASTWCFVGAVPGGPHQGLCIYPQVYRRGYFCRGDKIPSCVFICAGSHYLRKRPCRRDSLSHPHSTPCWLCSQAGAMPPPAEVTDPSHAPAVLRQLNEQRLRGLFCDVTLIAGDTKFPAHRSVLAASSPFFREALLASAPLPLPPVTGGSAPNPATTTAASSSSSSSSSSSSSSSSSSSSSSSSSSSSSSSSPPPASPPASSPPRVLELPGVPAAAFSDVLNFIYSARLALPGGGGDGAAVAEIGALGRRLGISRLQGLGEGGDAWVPPAPAPMATSQPEEDSFGPGPRPAGEWESDRAEAQASDSQPTLPRQPLPCPRCGKSFIHPKRLQTHEAQCRRGASTQGSAGLTAGGSGPSGPAGVDASALPPPVGFRGGPEHVVKVVGGHVLYVCAACERSYVTLSSLKRHSNVHSWRRKYPCRYCEKVFALAEYRTKHEVWHTGERRYQCIFCWETFVTYYNLKTHQRAFHGISPGLLASEKTPNGGYKPKLNTLKLYRLLPMRAAKRPYKTYSQGAPEAPLSPSLNTPAPAAMPASPPPGPPPAPEPGPPPSVITFAHPAPSVIVHGGSSSGGTGGGPASTGGAQAASVITYTAPPRPPKKREYPPPPPEPAATPASVATAGSPATAAGPATATEEAKGRNPRAGRTLTYTAKPAGGIGGGGGPPAGPGRGPSQLQAPPPLCQITVRIGEEAIVKRRISETDLRPGELSGEDMEESEEDDEEDDDDEDEEEEEESKAGGEDQLWRPYYSYKPKRKAGATGAGSSGGSGMPRGRRPPRWRQKLERRSWEETPAAEGPTGRARGERRHRCGDCAQTFATLRKLRKHQEAHSGGSHGSRAGRRPSTRFACPHCAKVCKTAAALSRHGQRHAAERPGGTPTPVIAYSKGSTGTRPGDVKEEAPQEMQVSSSSGEAGGGSAAAEEASKTASLQDPVISGGEEPPVVGGGGTYAYPPVQEFPLALIGGGREPGGGRGKPGSEGPVGAGEGDRMEAMGAAKVTFYPEPYPLVYGPQLLAAYPYNFSNLAALPVALNMVLPDEKGGGALPFLPGVFGYTVNPQAAPPTPPTPPPPTLPPPVPPKGEGERAGVERTQKGDVG, from the exons AAGGAAGAGGCCCTGCAGAAGGGACTCGCTGAGCCACCCCCACTCCACTCCATGTTGGCTGTGCTCTCAG GCTGGCGCCATGCCCCCCCCTGCAGAGGTGACGGATCCGTCCCATGCCCCCGCCGTCCTGCGCCAGCTCAATGAGCAGCGGCTCCGTGGCCTCTTCTGTGACGTCACCCTCATAGCCGGAGACACCAAGTTCCCTGCTCACCGCAGCGTCCTGGCTGCTTCTAGTCCCTTCTTCAGAGAGGCCCTGCTGGCTTCAGCCCCACTGCCCCTCCCACCAGTTACTGGGGGCTCGGCCCCCAACCCTGCCACCACcacagctgcctcctcctcctcctcctcttcctcctcctcctcttcctcttcttcctcctcctcctcttcctcttcctcctcctcctcctcctcttcctcctcctctccccctccagcctcaccccCTGCATCATCCCCTCCCCGGGTCCTGGAGCTGCCAGGGGTCCCAGCAGCTGCCTTCTCTGATGTCCTCAATTTCATCTACAGTGCCCGGCTTGCACTACCTGGCGGTGGAGGGGACGGGGCAGCTGTGGCAGAGATCGGAGCTCTGGGGCGGCGTCTGGGCATCTCCCGCCTGCAGGGCCTCGGGGAGGGAGGTGATGCCTGGGtacctcctgccccagcccccatgGCCACCTCGCAGCCTGAAGAGGACAGCTTCGGGCCTGGGCCTAGGCCAGCTGGGGAATGGGAGAGTGACAGGGCTGAGGCCCAGGCTTCTGACTCGCAGCCCACCCTGCCccggcagcccctcccctgcccccgaTGTGGGAAAAGCTTCATCCATCCCAAGCGGCTACAGACCCATGAGGCACAGTGCAGACGGGGGGCCAGCACTCAGGGGTCTGCAGGGCTGACAGCCGGGGGCTCAGGCCCCAGTGGTCCTGCAGGAGTGGACgcctcagccctgcccccaccagtGGGCTTCCGCGGTGGCCCGGAGCACGTGGTGAAGGTGGTGGGTGGCCACGTGCTGTATGTGTGCGCGGCCTGCGAGCGTTCCTACGTGACCCTGTCCAGCCTGAAGCGGCACAGTAATGTACACTCGTGGCGGAGGAAGTACCCCTGCCGCTATTGTGAGAAGGTGTTCGCCCTGGCTGAGTACCGCACCAAGCATGAGGTGTGGCACACCGGGGAACGCAG GTACCAGTGCATCTTCTGCTGGGAGACCTTTGTCACTTATTATAACCTGAAGACCCACCAGCGAGCCTTCCACGGCATTAGCCCTGGCCTCCTGGCCAGTGAGAAGACACCCAATGGAGGTTATAAGCCCAAGCTCAACACCCTCAAGCTGTACCGCCTGCTCCCCATGCGGGCAGCCAAGAGGCCCTACAAGACCTACAGCCAGGGAGCCCCCGAGGCCCCCCTTTCTCCAAGCCTCAACACACCGGCCCCTGCAGCAATGCCAGCCAGCCCACCACCTGGACCCCCGCctgccccagagcctggcccGCCACCCTCTGTCATCACTTTTGCCCACCCAGCTCCATCTGTCATTGTTCATGGGGGCAGTAGCAGTGGTGGAACAGGGGGTGGGCCAGCCAGCACAGGGGGGGCCCAAGCCGCCTCGGTCATCACTTACACTGCTCCCCCGAGGCCTCCCAAAAAACGTGAGTACCCCCCTCCTCCTCCCGAGCCTGCAGCCACACCAGCCAGCGTAGCCACAGCGGGCAGCCCAGCAACAGCCGCAGGGCCCGCCACAGCCACGGAGGAGGCCAAGGGCCGGAACCCACGGGCCGGAAGGACTCTGACCTACACAGCCAAGCCAGCTGGAGGGATTGGTGGGGGCGGGGGTCCCCCTGCAGGGCCTGGCCGAGGCCCCTCTCAGCTACAGGCTCCACCTCCACTGTGTCAGATCACTGTGCGAATCGGTGAGGAGGCCATTGTCAAGCGCCGCATCTCAGAAACTGACCTGCGTCCTGGGGAGCTGAGCGGAGAGGACATGGAGGAGAGTGAGGAGGATGATGAAGAGGACGACGATGatgaggacgaggaggaggaggaggaatcaaAGGCTGGTGGGGAGGACCAGCTCTGGAGGCCCTACTACTCATACAAGCCCAAGCGCAAGGCTGGAGCTACAGGTGCAGGCAGCAGTGGGGGCAGCGGGATGCCCAGAGGCCGCCGGCCACCACGCTGGAGACAGAAGCTGGAAcgcaggagctgggaggagaccCCCGCGGCTGAAGGCCCCACAGGGCGTGCCCGTGGCGAGCGGAGGCACCGCTGTGGGGACTGTGCCCAGACATTTGCCACCCTGAGGAAGCTGCGAAAGCACCAGGAGGCCCACAGTGGAGGTTCCCATGGCTCCCGGGCTGGACGTAGGCCTTCCACCCGCTTTGCCTGCCCTCACTGCGCCAAGGTGTGCAAGACGGCAGCCGCCCTGAGCCGCCACGGGCAGAGGCATGCTGCCGAGCGGCCCGGGGGCACCCCCACACCTGTCATTGCCTACTCCAAGGGCAGCACCGGCACCAGACCTGGGGATGTCAAGGAAGAAGCCCCCCAAGAGATGCAAGTCTCCTCATCCAGTGGGGAGGCAGGTGGCGGGAGTGCTGCTGCTGAGGAAGCTTCCAAGACCGCCTCACTCCAGGACCCTGTCATCTCGGGGGGTGAGGAGCCCccagtggtgggaggagggggcaccTATGCCTACCCACCTGTGCAGGAATTTCCACTGGCTCTAATTGGGGGTGGCCGGGAACCTGGCGGTGGCAGGGGAAAACCTGGGAGTGAGGGGccagtgggggctggggagggggaccGCATGGAGGCAATGGGGGCTGCCAAAGTCACCTTCTACCCTGAGCCCTACCCACTAGTCTATGGCCCCCAGCTCCTTGCCGCCTACCCTTACAACTTCAGCAACTTGGCTGCTCTCCCGGTTGCTCTTAACATGGTCCTACCTGATGAGAAGGGAGGGGgggcccttcccttcctcccagggGTCTTTGGCTACACAGTCAATCCTCAAGCAGCACCCCCTACCCCCCCAACGCCACCCCCCCCAACTCTTCCTCCACCAGTGCCCCCTaagggagaaggggaaagggcAGGGGTCGAGAGAACCCAGAAGGGAGATGTGGGGTGA